The following are encoded in a window of Vespa crabro chromosome 2, iyVesCrab1.2, whole genome shotgun sequence genomic DNA:
- the LOC124433112 gene encoding liprin-alpha-1 isoform X9, translating to MWSAMCDVMPTIAEDSISQRSSQFSGDDANFEQLMVSMLDERDKLMDSLRECQERVQEAETRVRELEKERDSLNRQIYANIPQELSQLTKELAAARENILQREEEISELKAERNNTRLLLEHLECLVSRHERSLRMTVVKRQAAAQSGVSSEVEVLKALKSLFEHHKALDEKVRERLRVALERNTSLEEELAHTKEELQQYKVSGITPKAIDDKPKENGQTDDGQQQNKNETEQAESQQEPQQQLQQQLQQQQQQQQQHAIQKLGTEKPTEIASRLSNGSLDPSDQDSAVRVIDLQATLDKQSTELSTWQRRVAELSGRVAELEETLSKTQKDLLKTQEINVKLQRDLRENVAQKEDQEERIATLEKRYLNAQRESTSLHDLNEKLEQELQHKKAQLKLQEEKIAAIQEKLELAEQKLTQYAKLPEMEEQLKQRMEALTQVRRPNQQAQERHGSAEDRIQRLEAQLDEKNAEVMRVNQRLKMNEEHNTRLSATVDKLLSESNDRLQTHLTERMEAIEEKNAITQELEKTRKIAEDLQNEKADIVKELGKARLEIDNVKRQMLQQEIAFNIQQTDALTRSLSPNAVDPGSFSRSASHSSFDTHSLPRRGGKRAVIEEDASKNYVVRTLAEQEWEKLQQAHVLANVQQAFDVSSDAEGDGDNESIFSCSAEVISPAGHTDAQTLALMLQEQLDAINNEIRLIQEEKQNTEARAEELESRVGSFEHMNLLARGRSLERASPPLSGRSTPKSHHSPNRDYLHKYHTAPASMSPAHLHQYAASLASPGQLSESLPASQLQLSGEELHSVSERDSVGGAGSASSDAASPLTARSLRLERVVQALAHSQEELRRHGQHSNGALNSGTPPSPLSSRHSSQDSLHKNNLSSVGLPIGQLSSSHLHMQTTMSPATAAAVAAAQKKKGIKSSLGRFFSKKEKIKGKDTTMPGDVPGMGGASTPADPDYGDSVSVAGTLGSKSDFDRRKKKSPSMFGSMLDSSRHELLAEAMKAGTPFALWNGPTVVAWLELWVGMPTWYVAACRANVKSGAIMSALSDTEIQREIGISNSLHRLKLRLAIQEMVSLTSPSAPKTSRTTLAFGDMNHEWIGNVWLPSLGLPQYRSTFMECLVDARMLDHLTKKDLRGQLRMIDSFHRTSLQYGISCLKRLNYDRQQLEERRRMAEGANVDVLVWSNDRVIRWVQSIGLKEYGNHLLESGVHGALIALDESFDANSFALALQIPTQNTQARQLLEMEFANLLTVGTERRPDVSNMKS from the exons GAACTGTCACAATTAACAAAAGAATTAGCAGCGGCACGTGAAAACATTTtacagagagaagaagaaatatcagAATTGAAAGCAGAACGGAACAACACACGT CTTCTACTGGAACATCTTGAATGTTTGGTTTCTCGACACGAACGATCGCTAAGAATGACGGTCGTAAAACGTCAAGCCGCGGCACAATCGGGCGTGTCGTCGGAAGTTGAAGTACTAAAAGCTTTAAAGAGTTTGTTCGAACATCATAAAGCTTTGGACGAGAAG gtACGCGAACGATTGCGCGTAGCTCTCGAAAGGAATACGAGCCTTGAAGAGGAATTGGCCCATACCAAAGAAGAG CTCCAACAGTATAAAGTAAGTGGAATTACGCCTAAAGCCATAGATGACAAACCTAAAGAAAATGGTCAAACAGACGATGGTCAACAACAAAACAAG AATGAGACTGAGCAGGCTGAAAGTCAGCAGGAGCCACAACAGCAGCTTCAACAGCAActacagcagcagcagcagcagcagcagcaacacgCAATACAAAAGCTAGGTACAGAGAAGCCAACAGAGATAGCAAGCAGATTGAGCAATGGCAGTCTTGATCCATCCGACCAGGATTCGGCAGTACGAGTAATAGACTTGCAAGCCACTCTTGATAAGCAG aGTACTGAGTTAAGTACATGGCAACGGCGTGTAGCAGAATTGAGCGGACGAGTTGCAGAATTAGAAGAAACACTCTCTAAAACTCAGAAGGATCTTTTAAAAACTCAGGAAATTAATGTTAAGTTGCAAAGAGATCTGCGTGAAAATGTTGCACAGAAAGAGGACCAAGAAGAAAGGATTGCAACTCTTGAAAAACGTTATCTCAATGCTCAACGGGAATCAACTAGCTTACATGATCTCAATGAGAAATTAGAACAGGAACTTCAACATAAAAAAGCTCAATTAAAG cttcaagaagaaaagatagcaGCTATACAAGAAAAATTGGAACTTGCTGAACAAAAATTAACTCAATATGCTAAGTTACCTGAAATGGAAGAACAATTGAAGCAGAGGATGGAGGCTCTGACCCAGGTGAGGAGGCCCAACCAG CAGGCCCAGGAGAGGCATGGTAGTGCAGAAGATAGAATACAAAGGTTAGAAGCACAATTAGACGAGAAAAATGCAGAAGTAATGCGTGTCAATCAACGACTTAAGATGAATGAGGAACATAATACTCGATTAAGTGCAACCGTTGATAAACTTTTATCTG aaTCTAATGACAGGTTACAGACACATTTAACAGAAAGAATGGAAgcaatagaagaaaagaatgcgATAACACAGGAACTTGAAAAGACAAGGAAAATAGCTGAAGatttacaaaatgaaaaagcagATATTGTTAAAGAACTAGGAAAAGCACGTCTCGAAATTGATAATGTAAAGAGACAAATGCTTCAGCAAGAAATTGCTTTTAATATTCAACAAACGGATGCATTGACTAGAAGTCTTTCTCCAAATGCTGTGGATCCTGGCTCATTTTCTAGAAGTGCAAGTCATAGTAGTTTTGACACACATTCATTACCTAGGAGAGGAGGCAAAAGAGCTGTGATAGAAGAGGATGCTTCAAAG aATTATGTAGTACGTACTCTTGCGGAACAAGAATGGGAAAAACTTCAACAAGCTCATGTTCTAGCAAATGTGCAACAAGCATTTGATGTTTCCAGCGATGCTGAAGGTGACGGTGATAATGAAAGTATCTTCAGTTGTTCGGCAGAGGTAATTAGTCCAGCAGGACACACCGATGCTCAAACACTTGCGCTAATGTTACAAGAACAATTAGATGCTATCAATAATGAGATTAGATTAATTCAG gaagaaaaacagaacACCGAAGCACGAGCAGAAGAATTAGAATCTCGAGTAGGTAGCTTTGAACATATGAATTTATTAGCAAGAGGACGCAGTCTCGAGCGAGCGTCACCTCCATTAAGTGGTCGCTCTACACCAAAATCACATCACAGCCCTAACAGAGATTATTTACACAAATATCACACA GCACCAGCATCAATGTCTCCTGCTCATTTACATCAGTATGCTGCATCCCTTGCTAGTCCTGGACAACTTTCAGAATCACTTCCTGCAAGCCAG TTGCAGTTGTCTGGGGAAGAACTGCATTCAGTGAGTGAAAGAGACAGCGTTGGTGGTGCTGGAAGTGCTAGCAGCGATGCCGCTTCCCCATTGACAGCCAGATCACTTAGATTAGAACGTGTTGTGCAAGCACTTGCTCATAGCCAGGAAGAGCTAAGAAG GCATGGACAACATAGCAACGGCGCACTCAATTCTGGGACTCCTCCTTCCCCATTGTCCTCACGCCATAGTAGCCAGGACAGTTTACACAAGAACAATCTATCCAGTGTTGGACTACCCATTGGACAATTGTCGAGTTCGCATCTGCACATGCAAACAACCATGAGTCCAGCAACAGCAGCTGCAGTGGCAGCAGCtcagaagaaaaaaggcatAAAGAGCAGTCTTGGTAGATTTTtcagtaaaaaggaaaag ataaaaggaaaggataCAACGATGCCTGGAGATGTACCTGGTATGGGAGGTGCGAGTACACCAGCAGATCCTGATTATGGAGATAGCGTCTCTGTGGCAGGAACATTAGGGAGCAAGAGTGATtttgatcgaagaaaaaagaaaag TCCCAGTATGTTTGGTAGTATGCTGGATTCTTCACGACATGAGCTATTGGCTGAAGCGATGAAAGCTGGAACACCTTTTGCTCTTTGGAACGGACCAACTGTTGTTGCTTGGCTGGAGCTTTGGGTTGGCATGCCTACCTGGTATGTTGCGGCATGTCGAGCTAACGTCAAAAGTGGTGCTATAATGAGTGCATTGAGTGACACCGAAATACAACGTGAGATCGGTATCAG TAACTCTTTGCACCGATTGAAATTGAGACTAGCTATCCAGGAAATGGTGTCACTTACAAGTCCATCTGCACCTAAAACTTCTCGCACAACATTAGCTTTTGGAGATATGAATCACGAATGGATAGGAAATGTATGGTTACCAAGTCTTGGATTACCCCAATATCGATCCACTTTCATGGAGTGCCTTGTTGACGCTAGAATGTTGGATCACCTCACTAAAAAGGATCTGCGTGGTCAACTTAGGATGATTGATAGTTTTCATag AACAAGTTTGCAGTACGGGATTTCGTGTTTGAAGAGATTAAATTATGACAGACAACAGttagaggaaagaagaaggatggcAGAAGGAGCTAATGTAGATGTTCTTGTATGGAGTAACGATAGAGTCATACGATGGGTGCAATCAATTGGTCTAAAG GAATATGGAAACCATCTCTTAGAATCTGGAGTACATGGTGCCCTAATTGCTTTGGATGAAAGTTTTGATGCAAATAGTTTTGCTCTCGCTTTGCAAATTCCTACACAAAATACACAG gcAAGACAACTTTTAGAAATGGAATTTGCAAATTTATTAACGGTAGGAACAGAGAGGCGACCTGACGTTTCTAATATGAAATCCTGA
- the LOC124433112 gene encoding liprin-alpha-1 isoform X7: MWSAMCDVMPTIAEDSISQRSSQFSGDDANFEQLMVSMLDERDKLMDSLRECQERVQEAETRVRELEKERDSLNRQIYANIPQELSQLTKELAAARENILQREEEISELKAERNNTRLLLEHLECLVSRHERSLRMTVVKRQAAAQSGVSSEVEVLKALKSLFEHHKALDEKVRERLRVALERNTSLEEELAHTKEELQQYKVSGITPKAIDDKPKENGQTDDGQQQNKNETEQAESQQEPQQQLQQQLQQQQQQQQQHAIQKLGTEKPTEIASRLSNGSLDPSDQDSAVRVIDLQATLDKQSTELSTWQRRVAELSGRVAELEETLSKTQKDLLKTQEINVKLQRDLRENVAQKEDQEERIATLEKRYLNAQRESTSLHDLNEKLEQELQHKKAQLKLQEEKIAAIQEKLELAEQKLTQYAKLPEMEEQLKQRMEALTQAQERHGSAEDRIQRLEAQLDEKNAEVMRVNQRLKMNEEHNTRLSATVDKLLSESNDRLQTHLTERMEAIEEKNAITQELEKTRKIAEDLQNEKADIVKELGKARLEIDNVKRQMLQQEIAFNIQQTDALTRSLSPNAVDPGSFSRSASHSSFDTHSLPRRGGKRAVIEEDASKNYVVRTLAEQEWEKLQQAHVLANVQQAFDVSSDAEGDGDNESIFSCSAEVISPAGHTDAQTLALMLQEQLDAINNEIRLIQEEKQNTEARAEELESRVGSFEHMNLLARGRSLERASPPLSGRSTPKSHHSPNRDYLHKYHTAPASMSPAHLHQYAASLASPGQLSESLPASQLQLSGEELHSVSERDSVGGAGSASSDAASPLTARSLRLERVVQALAHSQEELRRRTGQTGFPSSGFSPHSRHGQHSNGALNSGTPPSPLSSRHSSQDSLHKNNLSSVGLPIGQLSSSHLHMQTTMSPATAAAVAAAQKKKGIKSSLGRFFSKKEKIKGKDTTMPGDVPGMGGASTPADPDYGDSVSVAGTLGSKSDFDRRKKKSPSMFGSMLDSSRHELLAEAMKAGTPFALWNGPTVVAWLELWVGMPTWYVAACRANVKSGAIMSALSDTEIQREIGISNSLHRLKLRLAIQEMVSLTSPSAPKTSRTTLAFGDMNHEWIGNVWLPSLGLPQYRSTFMECLVDARMLDHLTKKDLRGQLRMIDSFHRTSLQYGISCLKRLNYDRQQLEERRRMAEGANVDVLVWSNDRVIRWVQSIGLKEYGNHLLESGVHGALIALDESFDANSFALALQIPTQNTQARQLLEMEFANLLTVGTERRPDVSNMKS, encoded by the exons GAACTGTCACAATTAACAAAAGAATTAGCAGCGGCACGTGAAAACATTTtacagagagaagaagaaatatcagAATTGAAAGCAGAACGGAACAACACACGT CTTCTACTGGAACATCTTGAATGTTTGGTTTCTCGACACGAACGATCGCTAAGAATGACGGTCGTAAAACGTCAAGCCGCGGCACAATCGGGCGTGTCGTCGGAAGTTGAAGTACTAAAAGCTTTAAAGAGTTTGTTCGAACATCATAAAGCTTTGGACGAGAAG gtACGCGAACGATTGCGCGTAGCTCTCGAAAGGAATACGAGCCTTGAAGAGGAATTGGCCCATACCAAAGAAGAG CTCCAACAGTATAAAGTAAGTGGAATTACGCCTAAAGCCATAGATGACAAACCTAAAGAAAATGGTCAAACAGACGATGGTCAACAACAAAACAAG AATGAGACTGAGCAGGCTGAAAGTCAGCAGGAGCCACAACAGCAGCTTCAACAGCAActacagcagcagcagcagcagcagcagcaacacgCAATACAAAAGCTAGGTACAGAGAAGCCAACAGAGATAGCAAGCAGATTGAGCAATGGCAGTCTTGATCCATCCGACCAGGATTCGGCAGTACGAGTAATAGACTTGCAAGCCACTCTTGATAAGCAG aGTACTGAGTTAAGTACATGGCAACGGCGTGTAGCAGAATTGAGCGGACGAGTTGCAGAATTAGAAGAAACACTCTCTAAAACTCAGAAGGATCTTTTAAAAACTCAGGAAATTAATGTTAAGTTGCAAAGAGATCTGCGTGAAAATGTTGCACAGAAAGAGGACCAAGAAGAAAGGATTGCAACTCTTGAAAAACGTTATCTCAATGCTCAACGGGAATCAACTAGCTTACATGATCTCAATGAGAAATTAGAACAGGAACTTCAACATAAAAAAGCTCAATTAAAG cttcaagaagaaaagatagcaGCTATACAAGAAAAATTGGAACTTGCTGAACAAAAATTAACTCAATATGCTAAGTTACCTGAAATGGAAGAACAATTGAAGCAGAGGATGGAGGCTCTGACCCAG GCCCAGGAGAGGCATGGTAGTGCAGAAGATAGAATACAAAGGTTAGAAGCACAATTAGACGAGAAAAATGCAGAAGTAATGCGTGTCAATCAACGACTTAAGATGAATGAGGAACATAATACTCGATTAAGTGCAACCGTTGATAAACTTTTATCTG aaTCTAATGACAGGTTACAGACACATTTAACAGAAAGAATGGAAgcaatagaagaaaagaatgcgATAACACAGGAACTTGAAAAGACAAGGAAAATAGCTGAAGatttacaaaatgaaaaagcagATATTGTTAAAGAACTAGGAAAAGCACGTCTCGAAATTGATAATGTAAAGAGACAAATGCTTCAGCAAGAAATTGCTTTTAATATTCAACAAACGGATGCATTGACTAGAAGTCTTTCTCCAAATGCTGTGGATCCTGGCTCATTTTCTAGAAGTGCAAGTCATAGTAGTTTTGACACACATTCATTACCTAGGAGAGGAGGCAAAAGAGCTGTGATAGAAGAGGATGCTTCAAAG aATTATGTAGTACGTACTCTTGCGGAACAAGAATGGGAAAAACTTCAACAAGCTCATGTTCTAGCAAATGTGCAACAAGCATTTGATGTTTCCAGCGATGCTGAAGGTGACGGTGATAATGAAAGTATCTTCAGTTGTTCGGCAGAGGTAATTAGTCCAGCAGGACACACCGATGCTCAAACACTTGCGCTAATGTTACAAGAACAATTAGATGCTATCAATAATGAGATTAGATTAATTCAG gaagaaaaacagaacACCGAAGCACGAGCAGAAGAATTAGAATCTCGAGTAGGTAGCTTTGAACATATGAATTTATTAGCAAGAGGACGCAGTCTCGAGCGAGCGTCACCTCCATTAAGTGGTCGCTCTACACCAAAATCACATCACAGCCCTAACAGAGATTATTTACACAAATATCACACA GCACCAGCATCAATGTCTCCTGCTCATTTACATCAGTATGCTGCATCCCTTGCTAGTCCTGGACAACTTTCAGAATCACTTCCTGCAAGCCAG TTGCAGTTGTCTGGGGAAGAACTGCATTCAGTGAGTGAAAGAGACAGCGTTGGTGGTGCTGGAAGTGCTAGCAGCGATGCCGCTTCCCCATTGACAGCCAGATCACTTAGATTAGAACGTGTTGTGCAAGCACTTGCTCATAGCCAGGAAGAGCTAAGAAG ACGTACTGGACAAACAGGATTCCCCAGCAGTGGCTTTTCCCCACACAG CAGGCATGGACAACATAGCAACGGCGCACTCAATTCTGGGACTCCTCCTTCCCCATTGTCCTCACGCCATAGTAGCCAGGACAGTTTACACAAGAACAATCTATCCAGTGTTGGACTACCCATTGGACAATTGTCGAGTTCGCATCTGCACATGCAAACAACCATGAGTCCAGCAACAGCAGCTGCAGTGGCAGCAGCtcagaagaaaaaaggcatAAAGAGCAGTCTTGGTAGATTTTtcagtaaaaaggaaaag ataaaaggaaaggataCAACGATGCCTGGAGATGTACCTGGTATGGGAGGTGCGAGTACACCAGCAGATCCTGATTATGGAGATAGCGTCTCTGTGGCAGGAACATTAGGGAGCAAGAGTGATtttgatcgaagaaaaaagaaaag TCCCAGTATGTTTGGTAGTATGCTGGATTCTTCACGACATGAGCTATTGGCTGAAGCGATGAAAGCTGGAACACCTTTTGCTCTTTGGAACGGACCAACTGTTGTTGCTTGGCTGGAGCTTTGGGTTGGCATGCCTACCTGGTATGTTGCGGCATGTCGAGCTAACGTCAAAAGTGGTGCTATAATGAGTGCATTGAGTGACACCGAAATACAACGTGAGATCGGTATCAG TAACTCTTTGCACCGATTGAAATTGAGACTAGCTATCCAGGAAATGGTGTCACTTACAAGTCCATCTGCACCTAAAACTTCTCGCACAACATTAGCTTTTGGAGATATGAATCACGAATGGATAGGAAATGTATGGTTACCAAGTCTTGGATTACCCCAATATCGATCCACTTTCATGGAGTGCCTTGTTGACGCTAGAATGTTGGATCACCTCACTAAAAAGGATCTGCGTGGTCAACTTAGGATGATTGATAGTTTTCATag AACAAGTTTGCAGTACGGGATTTCGTGTTTGAAGAGATTAAATTATGACAGACAACAGttagaggaaagaagaaggatggcAGAAGGAGCTAATGTAGATGTTCTTGTATGGAGTAACGATAGAGTCATACGATGGGTGCAATCAATTGGTCTAAAG GAATATGGAAACCATCTCTTAGAATCTGGAGTACATGGTGCCCTAATTGCTTTGGATGAAAGTTTTGATGCAAATAGTTTTGCTCTCGCTTTGCAAATTCCTACACAAAATACACAG gcAAGACAACTTTTAGAAATGGAATTTGCAAATTTATTAACGGTAGGAACAGAGAGGCGACCTGACGTTTCTAATATGAAATCCTGA
- the LOC124433112 gene encoding liprin-alpha-1 isoform X6 — protein MWSAMCDVMPTIAEDSISQRSSQFSGDDANFEQLMVSMLDERDKLMDSLRECQERVQEAETRVRELEKERDSLNRQIYANIPQELSQLTKELAAARENILQREEEISELKAERNNTRLLLEHLECLVSRHERSLRMTVVKRQAAAQSGVSSEVEVLKALKSLFEHHKALDEKVRERLRVALERNTSLEEELAHTKEELQQYKVSGITPKAIDDKPKENGQTDDGQQQNKNETEQAESQQEPQQQLQQQLQQQQQQQQQHAIQKLGTEKPTEIASRLSNGSLDPSDQDSAVRVIDLQATLDKQSTELSTWQRRVAELSGRVAELEETLSKTQKDLLKTQEINVKLQRDLRENVAQKEDQEERIATLEKRYLNAQRESTSLHDLNEKLEQELQHKKAQLKLQEEKIAAIQEKLELAEQKLTQYAKLPEMEEQLKQRMEALTQQAQERHGSAEDRIQRLEAQLDEKNAEVMRVNQRLKMNEEHNTRLSATVDKLLSESNDRLQTHLTERMEAIEEKNAITQELEKTRKIAEDLQNEKADIVKELGKARLEIDNVKRQMLQQEIAFNIQQTDALTRSLSPNAVDPGSFSRSASHSSFDTHSLPRRGGKRAVIEEDASKNYVVRTLAEQEWEKLQQAHVLANVQQAFDVSSDAEGDGDNESIFSCSAEVISPAGHTDAQTLALMLQEQLDAINNEIRLIQEEKQNTEARAEELESRVGSFEHMNLLARGRSLERASPPLSGRSTPKSHHSPNRDYLHKYHTAPASMSPAHLHQYAASLASPGQLSESLPASQLQLSGEELHSVSERDSVGGAGSASSDAASPLTARSLRLERVVQALAHSQEELRRRTGQTGFPSSGFSPHSRHGQHSNGALNSGTPPSPLSSRHSSQDSLHKNNLSSVGLPIGQLSSSHLHMQTTMSPATAAAVAAAQKKKGIKSSLGRFFSKKEKIKGKDTTMPGDVPGMGGASTPADPDYGDSVSVAGTLGSKSDFDRRKKKSPSMFGSMLDSSRHELLAEAMKAGTPFALWNGPTVVAWLELWVGMPTWYVAACRANVKSGAIMSALSDTEIQREIGISNSLHRLKLRLAIQEMVSLTSPSAPKTSRTTLAFGDMNHEWIGNVWLPSLGLPQYRSTFMECLVDARMLDHLTKKDLRGQLRMIDSFHRTSLQYGISCLKRLNYDRQQLEERRRMAEGANVDVLVWSNDRVIRWVQSIGLKEYGNHLLESGVHGALIALDESFDANSFALALQIPTQNTQARQLLEMEFANLLTVGTERRPDVSNMKS, from the exons GAACTGTCACAATTAACAAAAGAATTAGCAGCGGCACGTGAAAACATTTtacagagagaagaagaaatatcagAATTGAAAGCAGAACGGAACAACACACGT CTTCTACTGGAACATCTTGAATGTTTGGTTTCTCGACACGAACGATCGCTAAGAATGACGGTCGTAAAACGTCAAGCCGCGGCACAATCGGGCGTGTCGTCGGAAGTTGAAGTACTAAAAGCTTTAAAGAGTTTGTTCGAACATCATAAAGCTTTGGACGAGAAG gtACGCGAACGATTGCGCGTAGCTCTCGAAAGGAATACGAGCCTTGAAGAGGAATTGGCCCATACCAAAGAAGAG CTCCAACAGTATAAAGTAAGTGGAATTACGCCTAAAGCCATAGATGACAAACCTAAAGAAAATGGTCAAACAGACGATGGTCAACAACAAAACAAG AATGAGACTGAGCAGGCTGAAAGTCAGCAGGAGCCACAACAGCAGCTTCAACAGCAActacagcagcagcagcagcagcagcagcaacacgCAATACAAAAGCTAGGTACAGAGAAGCCAACAGAGATAGCAAGCAGATTGAGCAATGGCAGTCTTGATCCATCCGACCAGGATTCGGCAGTACGAGTAATAGACTTGCAAGCCACTCTTGATAAGCAG aGTACTGAGTTAAGTACATGGCAACGGCGTGTAGCAGAATTGAGCGGACGAGTTGCAGAATTAGAAGAAACACTCTCTAAAACTCAGAAGGATCTTTTAAAAACTCAGGAAATTAATGTTAAGTTGCAAAGAGATCTGCGTGAAAATGTTGCACAGAAAGAGGACCAAGAAGAAAGGATTGCAACTCTTGAAAAACGTTATCTCAATGCTCAACGGGAATCAACTAGCTTACATGATCTCAATGAGAAATTAGAACAGGAACTTCAACATAAAAAAGCTCAATTAAAG cttcaagaagaaaagatagcaGCTATACAAGAAAAATTGGAACTTGCTGAACAAAAATTAACTCAATATGCTAAGTTACCTGAAATGGAAGAACAATTGAAGCAGAGGATGGAGGCTCTGACCCAG CAGGCCCAGGAGAGGCATGGTAGTGCAGAAGATAGAATACAAAGGTTAGAAGCACAATTAGACGAGAAAAATGCAGAAGTAATGCGTGTCAATCAACGACTTAAGATGAATGAGGAACATAATACTCGATTAAGTGCAACCGTTGATAAACTTTTATCTG aaTCTAATGACAGGTTACAGACACATTTAACAGAAAGAATGGAAgcaatagaagaaaagaatgcgATAACACAGGAACTTGAAAAGACAAGGAAAATAGCTGAAGatttacaaaatgaaaaagcagATATTGTTAAAGAACTAGGAAAAGCACGTCTCGAAATTGATAATGTAAAGAGACAAATGCTTCAGCAAGAAATTGCTTTTAATATTCAACAAACGGATGCATTGACTAGAAGTCTTTCTCCAAATGCTGTGGATCCTGGCTCATTTTCTAGAAGTGCAAGTCATAGTAGTTTTGACACACATTCATTACCTAGGAGAGGAGGCAAAAGAGCTGTGATAGAAGAGGATGCTTCAAAG aATTATGTAGTACGTACTCTTGCGGAACAAGAATGGGAAAAACTTCAACAAGCTCATGTTCTAGCAAATGTGCAACAAGCATTTGATGTTTCCAGCGATGCTGAAGGTGACGGTGATAATGAAAGTATCTTCAGTTGTTCGGCAGAGGTAATTAGTCCAGCAGGACACACCGATGCTCAAACACTTGCGCTAATGTTACAAGAACAATTAGATGCTATCAATAATGAGATTAGATTAATTCAG gaagaaaaacagaacACCGAAGCACGAGCAGAAGAATTAGAATCTCGAGTAGGTAGCTTTGAACATATGAATTTATTAGCAAGAGGACGCAGTCTCGAGCGAGCGTCACCTCCATTAAGTGGTCGCTCTACACCAAAATCACATCACAGCCCTAACAGAGATTATTTACACAAATATCACACA GCACCAGCATCAATGTCTCCTGCTCATTTACATCAGTATGCTGCATCCCTTGCTAGTCCTGGACAACTTTCAGAATCACTTCCTGCAAGCCAG TTGCAGTTGTCTGGGGAAGAACTGCATTCAGTGAGTGAAAGAGACAGCGTTGGTGGTGCTGGAAGTGCTAGCAGCGATGCCGCTTCCCCATTGACAGCCAGATCACTTAGATTAGAACGTGTTGTGCAAGCACTTGCTCATAGCCAGGAAGAGCTAAGAAG ACGTACTGGACAAACAGGATTCCCCAGCAGTGGCTTTTCCCCACACAG CAGGCATGGACAACATAGCAACGGCGCACTCAATTCTGGGACTCCTCCTTCCCCATTGTCCTCACGCCATAGTAGCCAGGACAGTTTACACAAGAACAATCTATCCAGTGTTGGACTACCCATTGGACAATTGTCGAGTTCGCATCTGCACATGCAAACAACCATGAGTCCAGCAACAGCAGCTGCAGTGGCAGCAGCtcagaagaaaaaaggcatAAAGAGCAGTCTTGGTAGATTTTtcagtaaaaaggaaaag ataaaaggaaaggataCAACGATGCCTGGAGATGTACCTGGTATGGGAGGTGCGAGTACACCAGCAGATCCTGATTATGGAGATAGCGTCTCTGTGGCAGGAACATTAGGGAGCAAGAGTGATtttgatcgaagaaaaaagaaaag TCCCAGTATGTTTGGTAGTATGCTGGATTCTTCACGACATGAGCTATTGGCTGAAGCGATGAAAGCTGGAACACCTTTTGCTCTTTGGAACGGACCAACTGTTGTTGCTTGGCTGGAGCTTTGGGTTGGCATGCCTACCTGGTATGTTGCGGCATGTCGAGCTAACGTCAAAAGTGGTGCTATAATGAGTGCATTGAGTGACACCGAAATACAACGTGAGATCGGTATCAG TAACTCTTTGCACCGATTGAAATTGAGACTAGCTATCCAGGAAATGGTGTCACTTACAAGTCCATCTGCACCTAAAACTTCTCGCACAACATTAGCTTTTGGAGATATGAATCACGAATGGATAGGAAATGTATGGTTACCAAGTCTTGGATTACCCCAATATCGATCCACTTTCATGGAGTGCCTTGTTGACGCTAGAATGTTGGATCACCTCACTAAAAAGGATCTGCGTGGTCAACTTAGGATGATTGATAGTTTTCATag AACAAGTTTGCAGTACGGGATTTCGTGTTTGAAGAGATTAAATTATGACAGACAACAGttagaggaaagaagaaggatggcAGAAGGAGCTAATGTAGATGTTCTTGTATGGAGTAACGATAGAGTCATACGATGGGTGCAATCAATTGGTCTAAAG GAATATGGAAACCATCTCTTAGAATCTGGAGTACATGGTGCCCTAATTGCTTTGGATGAAAGTTTTGATGCAAATAGTTTTGCTCTCGCTTTGCAAATTCCTACACAAAATACACAG gcAAGACAACTTTTAGAAATGGAATTTGCAAATTTATTAACGGTAGGAACAGAGAGGCGACCTGACGTTTCTAATATGAAATCCTGA